The proteins below are encoded in one region of Helianthus annuus cultivar XRQ/B chromosome 2, HanXRQr2.0-SUNRISE, whole genome shotgun sequence:
- the LOC110915532 gene encoding uncharacterized protein LOC110915532 codes for MEARQRSSVTICKKHPKHRQSPGICSLCLRERLSKISSSSSSAVTNASSSSSSSSISSISSAYSSQNTSNASSYAASPLPSYRNRRKIDNLDGKGYLYLLRKNNGLLKKSRSITFVSDQRNVVQDHEKKKFGFLSKLIGSNRSSSRMMHSRPTRETFLSRV; via the coding sequence ATGGAAGCCCGACAAAGATCTTCAGTAACAATCTGCAAGAAACACCCTAAGCACCGGCAATCACCAGGGATTTGTTCCTTGTGTTTACGAGAAAGATTATCAAAGATATCGAGTTCTTCATCGAGTGCGGTCACTAATGCATCCTCATCGTCTTCTTCGTCTTCAATCTCATCGATATCGTCGGCTTATTCATCACAGAACACATCCAATGCTTCTTCTTACGCTGCATCTCCATTGCCAAGCTATCGAAATCGTCGAAAGATCGATAATCTTGATGGAAAAGGGTATCTTTATTTGTTGAGGAAGAACAATGGTCTATTAAAGAAGAGTAGATCAATTACTTTTGTTAGTGATCAAAGGAATGTTGTGCAAGATCATGAGAAGAAGAAGTTTGGATTTTTGTCGAAGTTGATAGGATCAAATAGGAGTTCTTCAAGGATGATGCATTCAAGACCAACAAGAGAAACGTTTCTTTCAAGGGTTTGA